A single genomic interval of Intestinibacillus sp. Marseille-P6563 harbors:
- a CDS encoding ROK family transcriptional regulator: MPSNAAAIKQINRENVLAFVYTQHSTTQKAIKDTLQLSRSTIIQILKEFEDQNLIVKRGHLESTGGRRASSLYFSRYAKIAIGVELLAGSYEIVALDLYGETIKCERFDLPYENTDRYYETVCHSVQALIDSLTQDPDKILGVGIVLQGLISNDGTQVTYGKILGCTGLRIDVFTRHLPYPCQFFHDAEAATLDELWQSPGLKNAIYIHIRSNMSGAIVVNRQSLIGTELKSGVFEHMTIVPNGKPCYCGNCGCLDTYCSTIALLHEGETLDSFFHGLRTGDLAVRARWMEYLHYLALAINNLHMMIDCPIILGGTIAKFLQGSDLKLLHQFIHDNTAFPTEREFIRVTCCPDSPISRGAALPAIKKYLHSILGHDFVF; the protein is encoded by the coding sequence ATGCCGTCCAATGCTGCTGCGATCAAGCAGATCAACCGGGAAAACGTCCTGGCGTTTGTCTATACTCAGCACAGCACCACCCAAAAAGCCATCAAAGATACCTTACAGCTCAGCCGGTCGACCATCATCCAAATTCTCAAGGAATTCGAGGACCAGAACCTCATCGTCAAGCGCGGGCATCTGGAATCGACCGGCGGACGCCGCGCGTCCAGCCTGTATTTTTCGCGGTACGCCAAAATCGCCATCGGCGTCGAGCTGCTGGCGGGCTCGTATGAGATCGTGGCGCTCGATCTCTATGGCGAGACCATCAAATGCGAGCGCTTCGACCTGCCGTACGAGAACACCGACCGCTATTATGAGACCGTGTGCCATTCGGTGCAGGCGCTCATCGATTCGCTGACCCAGGACCCGGACAAGATCCTGGGCGTGGGCATCGTCCTGCAAGGCCTCATTTCCAACGACGGTACCCAGGTCACCTATGGCAAGATCCTGGGCTGCACCGGGCTGCGCATCGACGTTTTTACCCGCCATTTGCCCTATCCGTGCCAGTTCTTCCACGATGCCGAAGCGGCCACGCTGGACGAATTGTGGCAGTCGCCGGGTCTCAAGAATGCCATCTACATCCACATCCGCAGCAACATGAGCGGCGCGATCGTGGTCAACCGCCAGTCGCTCATCGGCACTGAGCTGAAAAGCGGCGTCTTTGAGCACATGACCATCGTGCCCAACGGCAAGCCCTGCTACTGCGGCAACTGCGGCTGCCTGGACACCTATTGCTCGACCATCGCGCTGTTGCACGAGGGCGAAACACTCGATTCGTTTTTCCATGGCCTGCGCACCGGCGACCTGGCCGTGCGCGCCCGGTGGATGGAATATCTGCACTATCTGGCGCTTGCCATCAACAACCTGCATATGATGATCGACTGCCCAATCATTTTGGGCGGTACGATCGCCAAATTCCTGCAAGGCAGCGACCTCAAGCTGCTGCATCAGTTCATCCACGACAACACGGCTTTCCCGACCGAACGGGAATTTATCCGCGTGACCTGCTGCCCGGATTCCCCGATCAGCCGGGGAGCCGCGCTGCCGGCAATCAAAAAATATTTGCATTCCATCCTGGGCCATGATTTTGTCTTTTGA